One window of Misgurnus anguillicaudatus chromosome 13, ASM2758022v2, whole genome shotgun sequence genomic DNA carries:
- the neurod4 gene encoding neurogenic differentiation factor 4 isoform X1 encodes MFFCPPGCFRREFLNSAPITMMSKPYGKPGDVTDLVSSLGWMEEDLSSQDGDQTDEMGDQYALNRTNRGPVELGSEDMEEEDDEEDDEVGLDGEKAPKRRGPKKKKMTKARQERFRARRVKANARERSRMHGLNDALDTLRRVMPCYSKTQKLSKIETLRLARNYIWALSEVLESGQSTESNGFVEMLCKGLSQPTSNLVAGCLQLGPSTMLLNQLDEKCAIPGAGGQQGHPISYPSPGLPSPPYGSLEASHLLHLKGFKGAVYENSSPNECSSGTPPYDGPLTPPLSISGNFAVKRESSPHETERNFTPHAAHYLSSHPYPPSSLAGLPAPQGHTLFPGSRYELPLEMAFEPFAPSHVVTSQISTIYSE; translated from the exons ATGTTTTTCTGTCCCCCAGGATGCTTCCGAAGAGAATTCCTGAATTCAGCTCCA ATCACAATGATGAGCAAACCTTATGGAAAACCAGGGGATGTGACTGACCTGGTCAGCTCCCTTGGATGGATGGAAGAGGACCTCAGTTCACAGGATGGTGACCAGACAGATGAAATGGGAGATCAATATGCGCTGAACAGGACTAATCGGGGACCTGTGGAACTGGGCAGTGAGGATATGGAGGAAGAGGATGATGAGGAAGATGACGAAGTGGGTCTTGATGGAGAAAAGGCACCCAAGCGGAGAGGTCCTAAAAAGAAGAAAATGACCAAAGCCAGACAGGAACGTTTCCGTGCACGGCGCGTCAAGGCCAACGCCAGGGAACGTTCACGCATGCATGGGCTGAACGACGCACTGGACACCTTGAGGCGTGTTATGCCTTGTTACTCAAAGACCCAAAAGCTCTCCAAAATCGAGACTCTGCGGCTGGCCCGCAACTACATCTGGGCGCTGTCTGAGGTTTTGGAGAGTGGCCAGTCAACTGAGAGCAATGGTTTTGTAGAAATGCTATGCAAGGGGCTTTCGCAACCTACCAGCAACTTAGTGGCTGGCTGCCTCCAACTGGGACCTTCAACCATGCTGCTGAACCAACTGGATGAGAAGTGTGCCATACCGGGTGCAGGGGGTCAGCAGGGTCACCCCATTAGCTATCCCTCACCAGGACTGCCCAGCCCACCCTATGGCTCATTGGAGGCCTCACACTTGCTACATCTAAAGGGTTTCAAGGGGGCTGTCTATGAGAATTCCTCACCCAACGAATGCAGCAGTGGCACCCCGCCTTACGACGGCCCTCTCACACCTCCCCTCAGCATCAGCGGCAACTTCGCTGTAAAGCGGGAGTCCTCACCACACGAGACAGAGAGGAACTTTACACCTCACGCTGCCCATTACCTCTCTTCGCACCCTTACCCGCCGTCTTCCTTGGCAGGTCTTCCAGCTCCTCAGGGTCACACACTGTTCCCAGGCTCCCGTTACGAGCTTCCTTTAGAAATGGCTTTCGAGCCGTTTGCCCCATCGCACGTGGTGACATCACAGATAAGCACCATTTACAGCGAATGA
- the neurod4 gene encoding neurogenic differentiation factor 4 isoform X2 yields MMSKPYGKPGDVTDLVSSLGWMEEDLSSQDGDQTDEMGDQYALNRTNRGPVELGSEDMEEEDDEEDDEVGLDGEKAPKRRGPKKKKMTKARQERFRARRVKANARERSRMHGLNDALDTLRRVMPCYSKTQKLSKIETLRLARNYIWALSEVLESGQSTESNGFVEMLCKGLSQPTSNLVAGCLQLGPSTMLLNQLDEKCAIPGAGGQQGHPISYPSPGLPSPPYGSLEASHLLHLKGFKGAVYENSSPNECSSGTPPYDGPLTPPLSISGNFAVKRESSPHETERNFTPHAAHYLSSHPYPPSSLAGLPAPQGHTLFPGSRYELPLEMAFEPFAPSHVVTSQISTIYSE; encoded by the coding sequence ATGATGAGCAAACCTTATGGAAAACCAGGGGATGTGACTGACCTGGTCAGCTCCCTTGGATGGATGGAAGAGGACCTCAGTTCACAGGATGGTGACCAGACAGATGAAATGGGAGATCAATATGCGCTGAACAGGACTAATCGGGGACCTGTGGAACTGGGCAGTGAGGATATGGAGGAAGAGGATGATGAGGAAGATGACGAAGTGGGTCTTGATGGAGAAAAGGCACCCAAGCGGAGAGGTCCTAAAAAGAAGAAAATGACCAAAGCCAGACAGGAACGTTTCCGTGCACGGCGCGTCAAGGCCAACGCCAGGGAACGTTCACGCATGCATGGGCTGAACGACGCACTGGACACCTTGAGGCGTGTTATGCCTTGTTACTCAAAGACCCAAAAGCTCTCCAAAATCGAGACTCTGCGGCTGGCCCGCAACTACATCTGGGCGCTGTCTGAGGTTTTGGAGAGTGGCCAGTCAACTGAGAGCAATGGTTTTGTAGAAATGCTATGCAAGGGGCTTTCGCAACCTACCAGCAACTTAGTGGCTGGCTGCCTCCAACTGGGACCTTCAACCATGCTGCTGAACCAACTGGATGAGAAGTGTGCCATACCGGGTGCAGGGGGTCAGCAGGGTCACCCCATTAGCTATCCCTCACCAGGACTGCCCAGCCCACCCTATGGCTCATTGGAGGCCTCACACTTGCTACATCTAAAGGGTTTCAAGGGGGCTGTCTATGAGAATTCCTCACCCAACGAATGCAGCAGTGGCACCCCGCCTTACGACGGCCCTCTCACACCTCCCCTCAGCATCAGCGGCAACTTCGCTGTAAAGCGGGAGTCCTCACCACACGAGACAGAGAGGAACTTTACACCTCACGCTGCCCATTACCTCTCTTCGCACCCTTACCCGCCGTCTTCCTTGGCAGGTCTTCCAGCTCCTCAGGGTCACACACTGTTCCCAGGCTCCCGTTACGAGCTTCCTTTAGAAATGGCTTTCGAGCCGTTTGCCCCATCGCACGTGGTGACATCACAGATAAGCACCATTTACAGCGAATGA